ATGGCCGAGTGGATTTCGGGCCAGACCAAGGCGCCACGAGGGCGCGGTGCAGGCACCGTAACCGAGGAGCAACGCTGGGCTGGCTCGAAAGACTCCGGCTCTCCCTTCCCCGCGCTTCAGCGCCTCTTCCCCACAACACCTCCCCTCCATTCTTCCAGTGAATTCTGGAGCTTGGTATTGTTCACTGAAGCGCCTGAAGAAATCGCCCCACACGAGGTCGATATTTCTTCTCCCGATCCAAAGAAAAGAGCACTTGGGAAGCCTTTCCCAGAAATTCCTCTCGCTCCACAAAACCATACATGCGGGAATCTCGGCTAAAATCGCGGTTGTCTCCTAGCATAAAATACTTCCCTTCCGGAACCACGAAGGGAGGGATATTCCCCAAAATCTCAGGAGCCCCCGGGGTTAGCATAATGCGGTGGGGACTGGTCTTGAGAAACTCATCGTAAAACAGCACGTAAGGCCGCCTGTTCTCAGGCACCTCCGTGATCAAATCATTCGAAAGCGCGGCGTAGGTCGTGGGGCGCCCATTCAGGAACAGGACATCGTCTTGCATGAAAACGCGATCTCCCGGCAGGCCGATGACCCGCTTGACCATCTTGTTGGAATTTTCGGGAGAGCGAAAGACCGCGATGTCGCCCCGCTGGGGGTCACTGCGCCACCTTTTGAGCGAGGTCAGGGGCAGCCGAAGATCGTAGGCCGAGCGATCGATCAAAATGACATCGCCAACCGCAATGGTCGGCGCCATCGAACCCGAAGGAACCCAATTCCAATCGACGATGCTGGAGCGAAGGCACAGCACCGTCACCCCAAAAACAATGATCGCGATCTGCCAAGGCCGAGCCTTCTCCCCGAACAAAGTGCGAGAGCGAGGAGAGCGGTTCATGGAGGAGCCCATTTCTTCCCAAGATTACCATGAAAAGGCGGTTTTTGGCCACCGATTCGTGCCAGCCAACTCCCTTTTCTACGCAGGGCTACCAAGAGCAGTTTGCTCCTTCCAGCACTGGCCGAATCTTCTTCTCCCCTGAAACCCGAAACCTGAACCCAACCCCCTTCAACCAAACGCTCCCCCACTCAATCTGGCAAGCGAGCCGGAGAAAGCCCCCCCTTTAGGAGTTCCCGGTCTTCGAGTCCGAGGCCCGCTTCTTGGAACGATTGAGCGAGAGGCTGGCTCGACGAATCCGTTCCACGCGTTCGAGGAATTCCTGCGGAAGAGATTGCCCGCGGAGGCGAATATCAGTCGTCGAGTAGGTCATGAATTCTAAGGCTTTTTGAAAGCGGCTCCGCCTCCCAGGGGAGGGACGTCCCGGGAGACGAAGCACAGAGGAAACTCTCCCCGGGGCTGGGGAACGCGCGTCCCCAGCCACCGAAGAAAGCCACCAGCTACTTGATAGCTGAACCAAAATCTGAAGCCGAGCTTGCTCTCTCCTGCTGGAAATTGGCGGCCATGCGCCAGAGAAGGGTGCCCGAAACCCCTCGCCTCAGAGAGCCACCGGGAAAACCACCTGCGTCCGCAACCGCTCCTCTTTCACCTGTTCCGGATCGTCGAGGTACACTTCGTAGGGGGCGAGGTCCTTGCGTTGCTTGTGCTTTCCCGCTTTCAACCAGGCCATCCCCGTGGCCCAAGCGTTCCCCAGATGAACATAGCTCCCCCGGTGGGTGACGCTGAAGGCTTGGTGATCCGGGAGTTCTCCGCTGCCATAGCCTCCGGGAAGCTTGCCGGCCGGAATGATGGCCGGCACCGGAAGACACACCACGTAGGCGCACTCTTTGGCCACCGGGTCGAACTTGCGGTAGAGGGTGAAAGGCGGGCCCAGCCCAGAGAATTCGGAGCGCTCCAGCCAGGTGGCCACCTCTCTCATGGCCCCCTGGAGCGAAGGCCCCATGGAAGAAAGCGGGCAGGTTTTTTCGAGGCCCACGTAGAAGAGCGCGGAGCGGGCTTGCAAGCCCTCTACCTTTGACTCGCTCGTGACGCGGCCCGTCTCCATTCTCTCCTTCAGCATGCGGAGCCCTCGCTCGTAATCGGAGCCGATCCAGGCACTCATGCGTTCGCGGATAAAAAAGGGGAGGGTGCCCTCCATTCTCCAAGTGACTGAGGCGCCATCGCCATCGGTCGCCAGCTTGAAGCCCGTCCGCGCCTTCGACTTGTAAGGCTTGAGGAAGCGAAGATCCATTTCCAGAATCTCGGGCGCTTTCTGCTGGGCGTGCCTCAAGTGCCCTTGCCCTACCACCTCGCCCTCCCAGGAATAGGAGGCCCCCACTTTTTTGCCCCCGCCGCTGATCTGGACCTTGGCTTTCGGCTCGGTGCAGAGCCAGGGCGACCACTCCCGCCAGAGGGAAAAATCCTGGAGAAAGGCAAAGACCTCTTCCACCGGGCGCTTGACCCGGGTCGAGCGGGAGACGCGGTAGCTGACCGGCCGAAAAAGCAAGGCCCCCACCAAGCCGGCCACCGCCGCCAAAATCGAGAGCACGATCCACAACCACATGGCTCTGCCTCTCCCGCCTGAGCTGGAAAAAGTCAACCGCTCAGAAGGGCGGCGCCCACTCCTTGCTCCCTCCGCCAGCCAGCGCTGGCCCACAAAAGGGGGACGAAGGCCAGGAGTTCCATCGCCTCTTTTTCTGCGAGGAGCGTGTTCAAAAAACACGTCTTCTGGAATCGCGCTTGCTGCCTCTCTCCCCAGACCATGTCCCTCCCTCAACCCCACTTTTCCTGCCCCACCCTGACCCTCGGAGGGGAGGAACTTTGGCTCCTCGGGGAACGAGCGCTCTACTGGCCCAGTCAGAAAGCGCTCATTTTCTCGGATGTGCATCTGGGAAAGGCAGGCTTTTTCCAAAACCAAGGCATGCCCGTCCCCGAAGGCTCGACCAAGCGGGACCTCATTCTGCTGACTCAGCTGGTGGTCCGCCACAGCGCTCGGCGCCTGCTGGTGGTGGGCGATCTCTTTCACGATTCCCCCCAAGACGACGCCGAGTTGCACGCTGCCTTTCTCCGCTGGCGGTCCTTGCATTGTCATCTCGCCATCGACCTCGTGCGGGGCAATCATGACCGACGCCTGCCCAATGACCTCGGCATTGAGGTCCATCCCCAATCGCTCCAACTGGCGGGCCTGCACTTTCTTCACGACCCGGCCCAGGCCGGTCAGGGAGAGTTTCTCATTTCCGGCCACCTCCACCCGGTCGTCCGCCTGCGACCGGGCAATGACCCCTCTCTCCGGCTGCCCTGCTTTTGGTTGGAAGAGGAGCGCCACCTCCATCTGCCAGCCTTCGGCAGCTTCACTGGAGGGAGGAGGGTCCTCTCGGACAAGGGCGATCGCGTCTACGCCATTGCCGACGAAAAGGTCGTCCTCCTGCCGCCGAGGTTGCACGCCAAGTGAGCTAGCGCTTTCCTACCGGACCATGCGCACCTCGCTCGCCGCCCCTCAGGGTGACCACTTGTTTTTGGAATCTGCTCGCATCGAAGAGGGCCTGGCCGCCTCCCGGAAAAGCCGCCGGGGACGAATGATCGTGCCCCTCCAGCGGAGCGAAGACGCCCCCGTCCAGCGCATGCTGAACGTCCTGCAACCAGGTTCCTACATTCGCCCCCACCTCCACCCACGCCCCCAAGCGGCCGAACTGGTCTGCGTCCTCCAAGGAGCCCTGGGGGTCTTTCTTTTCGGGGAGGCGGGCCAGGTCACCCAAAGTCGTCGGCTGCAACCCGGGGCCAGCCAATCGATTCTGGATCTGGAAGCCAAGGTCTGGCACACCTTCGTGGCCCTCGAGGCGGATACCGTGGTCCTGGAAGTCAAAGGCGGGCCCTACGACCGGGCTCAAGACAAGCTCTGGCCGGAATGGGCGCCCGCCGAGAGCAGCCCGGAGGCGGGGCGCTACCTGGAGAGTCTCTTGGCCCGACTGCCCTAAAAACGTGTCCAGTCACCTCGAACTCCGCTTGGGCGATTGCATCGCAGGGATGGGGGCTCTCGACGCAGGATCGATTGACCTCGTCGTGACCTCTCCTCCCTACAATCTCGCCATCCGCTACCTTTCCTATGCCGATGACCAATCGCGGGAAGACTACCTCGCCTGGTCACGCCAATGGTTGGCCGGTCTTCGGCGCGTCTTGGCGCCGGCGGGTTCCTTCTTCTTGAACGTGGGGGCGAGCCCCCGCAGCCCGCTCCTGCCCCACCAGCTCGCCCTGGTGGCGAGCGAATTCTTCACCCTCCAGAATACCATTCACTGGATCAAATCGATCGCCGTGGACCGCCCGGGCCAAGAGACCTTTTCGGTCGGCCACTACAAACCCATCAACTCGCCGCGCTTCCTCAACGAGCTGCAAGAATATGTCTTCCACTTCACGCTCGAGGGGAACGTGCCCCTTGACCGTCTCGCTCTCGGGGTCCCCTACCAAGACAAAAGCAACATCGCGCGTTGGCAGCACACGCGGAAGAAAGATCGGCGCTGCCGCGGGAATGTCTGGTTCCTCCCCTACCAAACCATCCGGTCCCGCCAGAAAGAACGTCCCCACCCGGCCACCTTTCCTCCGGAATTAGCTCGTCAGGCCATTCTCCTGCATGGGCGCGATCGGGTTCGCCACATGCTCGATCCCTTCGTGGGAATTGGTTCCAGCGCCCTGGCGGCCCGCGCCGAGGGCATCGAGCAGTTCACGGGCTTTGAAATCGATGAAGGCTACCTGGAGGTGGCGAAAGAGCGCCTGAGCGAGCTCCTCTAGTCGCTACCCTACTCCGTGACCGTCATGACCCCGTTCATGATGCCGGCATGCCCGAGGAACGAGCAGATGTACTCATATTTCCCGGGCGCGGGGGCCTCGAAGGTGATGGTGTCCGACTCGCCCGGCCCCAAAAGCCGGGTGTAAGCGATGACCTGCTCCTTCTGGGACTCCCCCACATACTCGGCCGCCATCCCGGCCTTCACGCTCTCGGCCGCGAACTTCATTTTATCGACGCCCTCTTTCAGAATCACGAGATTGTGGCCCATCATTTCCTTGGGCAGATGGCCGACGTTTTTTAGTAGCAACGTGACTGTCTGCCCCGATTTCACCGTGAAGGCCTGCTTGTTGAACTTCATCTGGTCATTGCCCTCAATCACCACCGAGACATCCGCCGAAAGAACAGCCAAGGGCGAAGCCAGCGCCAAGAGAGCCAAAAGAATCGTCTTCATAGGGAGTGCTACAGCCAAAACGCCGAGGAAAACACTTCGGTTTCTTTCTTTTCGCGGCCCTCTGCCCGAGCAAAAAGCAAAAAAGAGCCGACCCCCCCGGATCGGCTCTTCTTTTTTGCTGGGTGGGAACAGGGCTCAGCTCGCTTTTCGGCCTTTCCGAAAGGCCTCCCGGGCGGCTTGCCGCTCTTCTTCACTCACTTCGCCATCGCCATCGGTATCGAGGCGTTCGAGGAGCTGGGAGCGACGTGCCTCGCGGGCCGCTTCGCGTTCGTCCTCACTCAATTCACCATCGCCATCCGCATCGAAGTCTTCCAGCAAGCGCGCTTGCATGGCTTCGCGAGCGGCGGCCCGCTCTTCCTCGTTCAATTTGCCATCGCCATCGCTGTCAAAGCGCTCGATCAACGCGGCCGTCACGCGGCGGAAGCGAGGCTTCTTGCGATCGCCTTCAGCGCCCCCGTCCCGCTCCAGGCGGGCTTCCCGCGCGGCAGTCCGCTCTTCGCCAGTCAGCTTGCCATCGCCATCGACGTCAAATTCATCGATCACTTCAGGCGGGAGAGGTCCCCGGGGGCCTTTCGGTCCATCGGATCCTTTGGGGCCACCACCCGGGGGCTTGGCCAGGGAAGCCGGGGCCAACAAAGCCCAAGCGAGAAATGCCGCAGTCGGCAGGACGATTCGAGTTTTCATTTTGGTTGCGTAAGTTCGGGGTTTTCTCGGTCTTTGGTGGGCCTTCGGAGGCCGGCCGATTCGAACGAGCAAACCGGGCCCCAGAGGAGAAGTTGCGGGGCGCTCTTTGTTTTTTGCTGCGATTCTGCGGGAAACCGGGATGCTGGGCCGTCCGCTTATGAAGTTCTTTCTCGTCGTCATCGCTCTCGCTTCCGCCCTCTTGCTGGCGGCCAGTCCTTGGGAAAACCTGGCCTCCCTCCTGCCTCCCTTGGCTGCCTTCGTCCTGGTTCTCGTGACGCGGGCCGCTTGGCTGGGACTGCTGACGGGGGGGCTTTGTGGGGCCATCTTGCTGGCGGGAGGCCATCTCCGGGAAGGGATGGTTCGCTACATGGAAGACGGCATTTTCGCCGCACTCGAGGGACCCTGGCACATCGGCGCCCTTCTCTTCACCCTTCTCCTGGGGGCCTTCGCTGCCGTGCTGGAACGCTCAGGCGGCTTGGCGGCCTTGTTCCAAGGGGGCGCGTTCGAAGCCAGCCCCACCGCCCGTAAAAAGCTTCAATTCAGCGCTCTGGGGGCAGGCTTCGTCTGTTTCTTCGATGGCCTTGCCAACAGCTTGCTTCTGGGTCGCGTCATGAAACCTCTCGCGGACCGGGTCGGGGTCAGTCGCGTGAAGCTGGCCTACATTGCGGATTCGACTGGCTCGGCCTTGGCCTGCATCGCCTTCATCTCCACCTGGATCGCTTCCCAGCTTTCCTACATCCAAAAAGGCCTGGAAAACAGCTCGCTTTCTTCCGCCCCAGCCGCCTACGCGCTCTTCTTCCAATCCATCCCGGTCAATTTCTACTGCCTTTTCACCCTCCTCCTCCTGCTGGCCAGCCTCTACTGGCAATGGAATCCGGGACCGATGAAGCGCTTTGAGGAATCGGCTGCCTCGGCCTTCTTTCAGGACGAGGCCGTGCCGTCGCTGCCCCGCTCCCAGGCCTGGAGAGCCCTCTTGCCTTTGGGGGTCTTGGCGGGTGGGATTGTCTCGCTCTTTTACTTTTGGGACCAGGCCCAACCCTTTCCCGTCACGCTGGAGAAGCTGCGCGAGGGCTTCAGTGGTTCCGCCGGGCCCTACGCTCTGACCGTCGGGAGCGGTCTGGCCTTGCTGGTGGCTTCCGCTTGCCTCCCGGGTCCGGATCCCTGGAAGCAGGCCAGCGAAGCGGCCCGAGAAGGGGCCGCCGCCTTCCTCTCGCCTCTCCTGATCCTGGTGCTGGCCTGGGCCTTTGGAAACATGCTCTCGGGGCTCGGGACCGCTGAGACCTTGGCGGCCGCTTTGGGGGACCGATTGCCCTTGGCTTGGTTCCCGGCGCTCGTGTTCACCCTGGCCGCCTGCACCTCCTTTTTCACGGGCAGCTCCTGGGGGACGATGGGGCTTTTGATGCCGCTGGCCCTCGGAAGCCTCTTTGCCTTCGGCGATACCAGCGAAGGAGAGCTTCTCGCCCTCCTGCCTGCGGTCATTGGAGCTGTTTTTGGGGGAGCCGTTTTTGGCGATCACTGCAGTCCCTTCAGTGACACCACCATCGTGAGCGCCATTGCCTGCGGGGTCGAGCCCATGGATCACGTCCGCACCCAGCTCCCCTACGCCCTCACGGCGGCGGGCATTTCCCTAGCCCTCGGCTATGGCAGCATGGGGCTGGGAGGGCCGGCCTGGCTGGGACTCGTTCTCGGGAGCCTGGTCTTGGTGGCCATCCCTTGGCTGGCCGCGAAGCCAAAAAAGGGCGGTGAGCCTTCGCCCACCGCCCCGGTCTGAAAAGGATGGCTTACTCCCGCCCCCCGAGCAGAGGGAGCAGATAGTAGAGAAGGTAGGCGAGCGAGGTCACGAAAGCCGCCACGTAAGTCCAGGCCGCCGAATCCAACATTTGGTGCATGCCCCGCTCTTCCTCGGCCGTGCTGATCATCCCCGTCTTGGTCAAGATGAGTTTGGCTCGGCGCGTGGCATCAAATTCCACGGGGAGGGTGATCAAATTGAAGAGCATGCAGACGGCGAGAGCGGCCACGAAGACCATGAATCCAGCAAAGCCGATCTGGGGCCCGAGAAAGCCATACCCCAGAACGAGCACGAAGGGCAGAATCATGGTCAGGGTGCTGGCGAAAGTCGTGACTCCCACCGCAGCCATCCGGGCGTTCAAAGGCCAGTAGTTGACCTTGTGCTGGATGGCGTGCCCTGCCTCATGGGCCGCAATTCCCAAAGCGGCCACCGAGCTGCCATGGTAGTTGGCCTCCGAGAGGACCAGTCGCCTTTTGAGAGGATCGTAGTGGTCGGTGAGTTTGCCACGTTGGGGGACGACATCGACGTCGCTGATCCCCGCGGCGGTCAGAATGCGCTGGGCCGCCTGCGCACCTGTGATGCCGGAACGGGCCCCCACTTGGCTCCATTTGGCATACCTGGAGCGAACGGCCATCGCGGCCAGGCCCGAGAGGGCCATCGTTCCGATGAAGAGAATCCAAAAGGTCATAATCGAATGGTGTGTAATGATGAAAGAGCGGCTGGTCGAGCGAAGAAGGCGAAAGAGCGTTCGCCTTTTTTCTCAAAATCATTACGTCCGCAGGCGGAGGGAAGGTCTCTCTCCTAGTAGGCGGGAGGAGCGGGCGGGGCCCCGCCACTGCCCGCCTTGACAGCGGATCTTTCGAGATTGCGGCCAAGGCTTTGAACATCTTGCCCGACTCCGCGCATGGTGTTGCAAGCGGAGAAGAGGAAGGCGGCAGCCAGGAGGAGGAGCGAGAGAAGAGCTTTTCCTTTCATGGGGTTTACCCATGGAGCAAGCTGCGCTCCGGTCGAGCAAAAATCCGCCATGCCGCTCTCCCTCGAACCCATCGCCCTCATCCGCACCGATTATCCCGAGAAATTTGGAGTGCCCCGGCAGTCCGGTTTGGCGAGAGCCGCCCGAGGAAAGATCGAACTTCTCCCGGGCTACCGCCAGCCGGAGGCCCTGCGGGAATTGCACCGCTTTACTCACCTCTGGGTCCTCTTTCATTTTCACCTGGCCGAGGGCTGGAAGCCTTTGGTGAGACCACCGCGACTCGGCGGGAATGAGCGCCTGGGCGTCTTTGCCAGCCGATCCCCCTTCCGCCCCAATTCGCTTGGGCTCTCGGTTTATGAGATCGAATCGATCGAGGAAAAGGCCGGAGTCATCAGCGTCACTGGCGTGGACGTGGTCGATGGAACTCCCGTCTTCGATCTCAAGCCCTATCTTCCGTACTGCGATGCCCTCCCCGAGGCCGCCGAAGGCTTTGCCACCCGACCCTCCAGTCCACTTGAGCAAGCCGTCATCGAAGTGGGAGCGGACGCCGCCGAGGCCTGGGAAGGGACTTCGCGAGCCTTTCGCGAGTTGCTCGCCCAAACGCTCCGTCAAGACCCTCGCCCCTCCTACCAACGAGACGAGCGCAGCTACGGAATGCACCTCGGCCCCTATGCGCTCCGCTGGCAGGTCCTGGAGGAAAAGCGTTTTTTCCTACTCGCCCTGAAGCCGCTTCCCGAAACAACCTAGCGAGCTGCTGGACCAAACGAGAGAACGATCGAATGAATTCCAAGCAAGGTAGGCGTGACATTTTGAGCACTCAGAACGCGCCACCACGACACCTCCCCTCCATTCTACCAGCCAATTCTGCAGCTTGGTATTAGCCCTGAGCAATGGTTTCGCGGACGATGCGTCGGAGGCCCTCCGGCTGGTAGGGTTTGGGTAGAACGCCAGAAAAGCCAAAGGCCTCGGGCTGCGCCATGGCTGGGTCGTCCGAGTAGCCACTGGAAACGATGGCCACCACCGAAGGGTCCATTTCCTTCAGGCGGGCCATGGTCTCGATGCCCCCGAGACCATTGACAATGGTGAGGTCGAGAATGACGAGATCAAACTTGCTGCCCGCCTCGAGCGCCGCTTGGTATTCGCGCAGCGTGTCCAGGCCATCCCAAGTCTCCACCAGTTCAAAGCCCTCGCGTTGCAACTGCGTCACGAGCAGCTTGCGAATGAGGGCTTCGTCTTCCAGGACGAGGATGCGAGCGGGAGCGTGCTGAGAGGAACCATTCATGGAGCTGCCACCAGCCTTAGCCGAAGTCGGCGCTTTGGAAACCACGGGTGAAAGAGGAGCTCGCTCCTCGCCTTCCAATTTTTGATCGACGAAGGGATTGCCGGCTTTCACCAACGGCGGGGAGGCCGTCCTCTGCTTGCCTGCGATCGGCTCCGGTTTGCGGGCGCGCACTTTTCCCTCCGCGGGCAAGAAGACAAAGACGGAAGTCCCTTCCCCCGGCTTGGACCAGATTTTCATGAAGCCATCGTGGGCCTTCACGATGAGGTCGCAAACCGTCAGGCCGAGACCCGAAGAGTTGCTCGCGCTCCAGGTGGTGAAGTAGGGCTCGAAGACGCGGTCCAAGTTGGCCTCGGGGATGCCCTCGCCCGAATCCATGAGGCAGATTTCCAACCAATTCGGATGGGCCAAGGCCCCCGGCAGGCCCTGCTCTTCGGCTTGGGCCCGATCGACGGCTCGGGCGTGCAAGGCCAGTTCCCCTCCCTGGGGCATGGCCGCGATGGCGTTTTCCAAGAGATTGTTGACCAAGCGCTGCATTTGACGTCGATCCGCGCTGATTTCAGGAATCTCCTCCCCAAAGCGGGCTTCCACTTGGACGCCTTCCGGGACGGGATGGCGTTGCAGCAAGCGCTCGAGCAACTCTTGGGGGGCAAAGGTTTCTTTCACCGGCGCGCCCCCTTTGGCGAAGGTCAGGAGCTGGTGGACGAGGTCTCCCGAGCGCTCGGTGGTGTCCTCCACATCTTGAAGGGCTTCCACAATTTCGTCCGGCAAGTCGGGCGCGGAGAGAGCCCACTCCCGCAGGCTTTCCAAGCCATTCACTTGGACCGTGAGCAGGTTGTTGAAATCGTGAGCAAAGCCCCGCGCCAAGAAGCCAAGCCCTTCCAGTTGCTGGAGTTGCCCCTGCACTCGACGAGCGGCCCGCAGCTCAGAGATGTCTTGCAGAATCAAGAGCAGCCCTTCGGCGAAGGGGTAGGCTTGGATGGAAAAAGCCATTTCCCCATCCCCCCAGTCCAGTTCAAAACTGGCGCGGCTGCGCTCTCGCTGGGCCTCACCCAAATGCTGGAAAAGGGGCTCGCTGGCGACCTCGGGGACGACCTTCCAAAGGGACCGACCGACAATCTCGTCCGTTCCGGCCAGACCGAGGGCCTCCGGCACCGAACCATTGGCATAGGTCACTTGCCAGAGCGGATTGACCGTCAGGAGGGGATCGGAGATGCTCTCGAGAATCGACCCCAATTGTCTCCACGAAGTCTCCGTGGACTCTGACTTCTCGCTCTGCTCCCGCCTGCGAAAGGTCACCACCACCCCATAGGAGCCGCCTTCGCGACCGTCCCGGAGCGGCTGGGCCAGTTCTTGGATCGGGAGACGTTCCCCTCCTCGGGTCACGAGCGTGGTCTGGATGGCCCCTTCCTCTACCCCGTGGTTCCCGTTTTGCGAGAAGGGAAAGGAAAGCTGCCCCGTGTCGTGGAGGCTCTTGAAAACATCTTGGAGCGGCTGATGGAGGGCTTCTTCGCTCGACCAGCCGGTCAGGCTCTCCGCCTCCGGGTTCAGGTAGGTAATGAGCCCGGCCAGATCGGTCGCGATGACCCCCTCCGAGGCTGTCTCGAGCAGGCCGGATTGGCGGGTCTCCCGGAGGCGCAACTCTTGAATCGCCCGGTAGCCTGCCAAGGCCGACTCGACGGCGCTCTGGAGCTGCTCGCTGTTGAAAGGCTTGAGGAGGAACCCCTGGGGGCCGGTCTTTTGGGCCACCCGCAAGGTCTCATCATCGGCCATCCCCGTGATGAAAACGAAAGGCGTCTCGTGGTCCTCGCGGAGGCGGCGCGCTAGCTCGATGCCACTGATCTCGCCCGACAAGCAAATGTCCAGCAGCACCAAGTCGGGGGGCGACTCCCGCACGGCCGCCAAGGCCTCCTCCCCCGACGAGGCCACCCGCGGGGCGTCAAACCCCATCTGCTCCAGGCTGACTTGGACGTCGCGCCCGACCAAGCCCTCATCTTCCACCACCAACACGCGCGATTTCATCTCCCTCTATTGTAACCGGAAGAGGCGCCAATGGGCAACTCGCTTCCCCAAACCGGCCCGCTTTCTCACCCGCCCCTCACAAGAAAAACTTGAGAGAAAGAGCCAACTGCGGTTGGTGACGGTCCCGCCAATGAAGTGGATTTTTCCCAACGCCGCCCCGCCCCCACTGCCCTCAGCAGGCCTCCCGGCTGGTCTTCCGGGCTTCGTGGAAAAGCTCTTGGCGCGGCGGGCTTTCACCTCGGCTGAGGAACTGGACACCTTTCTTTTTCCCAAGCTGCAAGGCCTACGCGACCCCT
This portion of the Verrucomicrobiota bacterium genome encodes:
- a CDS encoding zinc metallopeptidase encodes the protein MTFWILFIGTMALSGLAAMAVRSRYAKWSQVGARSGITGAQAAQRILTAAGISDVDVVPQRGKLTDHYDPLKRRLVLSEANYHGSSVAALGIAAHEAGHAIQHKVNYWPLNARMAAVGVTTFASTLTMILPFVLVLGYGFLGPQIGFAGFMVFVAALAVCMLFNLITLPVEFDATRRAKLILTKTGMISTAEEERGMHQMLDSAAWTYVAAFVTSLAYLLYYLLPLLGGRE
- the tsaA gene encoding tRNA (N6-threonylcarbamoyladenosine(37)-N6)-methyltransferase TrmO → MPLSLEPIALIRTDYPEKFGVPRQSGLARAARGKIELLPGYRQPEALRELHRFTHLWVLFHFHLAEGWKPLVRPPRLGGNERLGVFASRSPFRPNSLGLSVYEIESIEEKAGVISVTGVDVVDGTPVFDLKPYLPYCDALPEAAEGFATRPSSPLEQAVIEVGADAAEAWEGTSRAFRELLAQTLRQDPRPSYQRDERSYGMHLGPYALRWQVLEEKRFFLLALKPLPETT
- a CDS encoding site-specific DNA-methyltransferase translates to MSSHLELRLGDCIAGMGALDAGSIDLVVTSPPYNLAIRYLSYADDQSREDYLAWSRQWLAGLRRVLAPAGSFFLNVGASPRSPLLPHQLALVASEFFTLQNTIHWIKSIAVDRPGQETFSVGHYKPINSPRFLNELQEYVFHFTLEGNVPLDRLALGVPYQDKSNIARWQHTRKKDRRCRGNVWFLPYQTIRSRQKERPHPATFPPELARQAILLHGRDRVRHMLDPFVGIGSSALAARAEGIEQFTGFEIDEGYLEVAKERLSELL
- a CDS encoding plastocyanin/azurin family copper-binding protein — encoded protein: MKTILLALLALASPLAVLSADVSVVIEGNDQMKFNKQAFTVKSGQTVTLLLKNVGHLPKEMMGHNLVILKEGVDKMKFAAESVKAGMAAEYVGESQKEQVIAYTRLLGPGESDTITFEAPAPGKYEYICSFLGHAGIMNGVMTVTE
- a CDS encoding WbuC family cupin fold metalloprotein, whose amino-acid sequence is MRTSLAAPQGDHLFLESARIEEGLAASRKSRRGRMIVPLQRSEDAPVQRMLNVLQPGSYIRPHLHPRPQAAELVCVLQGALGVFLFGEAGQVTQSRRLQPGASQSILDLEAKVWHTFVALEADTVVLEVKGGPYDRAQDKLWPEWAPAESSPEAGRYLESLLARLP
- the lepB gene encoding signal peptidase I; amino-acid sequence: MNRSPRSRTLFGEKARPWQIAIIVFGVTVLCLRSSIVDWNWVPSGSMAPTIAVGDVILIDRSAYDLRLPLTSLKRWRSDPQRGDIAVFRSPENSNKMVKRVIGLPGDRVFMQDDVLFLNGRPTTYAALSNDLITEVPENRRPYVLFYDEFLKTSPHRIMLTPGAPEILGNIPPFVVPEGKYFMLGDNRDFSRDSRMYGFVEREEFLGKASQVLFSLDREKKYRPRVGRFLQALQ
- the pdeM gene encoding ligase-associated DNA damage response endonuclease PdeM, yielding MSLPQPHFSCPTLTLGGEELWLLGERALYWPSQKALIFSDVHLGKAGFFQNQGMPVPEGSTKRDLILLTQLVVRHSARRLLVVGDLFHDSPQDDAELHAAFLRWRSLHCHLAIDLVRGNHDRRLPNDLGIEVHPQSLQLAGLHFLHDPAQAGQGEFLISGHLHPVVRLRPGNDPSLRLPCFWLEEERHLHLPAFGSFTGGRRVLSDKGDRVYAIADEKVVLLPPRLHAK
- a CDS encoding entericidin A/B family lipoprotein; translated protein: MKGKALLSLLLLAAAFLFSACNTMRGVGQDVQSLGRNLERSAVKAGSGGAPPAPPAY
- a CDS encoding SRPBCC family protein, with product MWLWIVLSILAAVAGLVGALLFRPVSYRVSRSTRVKRPVEEVFAFLQDFSLWREWSPWLCTEPKAKVQISGGGKKVGASYSWEGEVVGQGHLRHAQQKAPEILEMDLRFLKPYKSKARTGFKLATDGDGASVTWRMEGTLPFFIRERMSAWIGSDYERGLRMLKERMETGRVTSESKVEGLQARSALFYVGLEKTCPLSSMGPSLQGAMREVATWLERSEFSGLGPPFTLYRKFDPVAKECAYVVCLPVPAIIPAGKLPGGYGSGELPDHQAFSVTHRGSYVHLGNAWATGMAWLKAGKHKQRKDLAPYEVYLDDPEQVKEERLRTQVVFPVAL
- a CDS encoding Na+/H+ antiporter NhaC family protein; translation: MKFFLVVIALASALLLAASPWENLASLLPPLAAFVLVLVTRAAWLGLLTGGLCGAILLAGGHLREGMVRYMEDGIFAALEGPWHIGALLFTLLLGAFAAVLERSGGLAALFQGGAFEASPTARKKLQFSALGAGFVCFFDGLANSLLLGRVMKPLADRVGVSRVKLAYIADSTGSALACIAFISTWIASQLSYIQKGLENSSLSSAPAAYALFFQSIPVNFYCLFTLLLLLASLYWQWNPGPMKRFEESAASAFFQDEAVPSLPRSQAWRALLPLGVLAGGIVSLFYFWDQAQPFPVTLEKLREGFSGSAGPYALTVGSGLALLVASACLPGPDPWKQASEAAREGAAAFLSPLLILVLAWAFGNMLSGLGTAETLAAALGDRLPLAWFPALVFTLAACTSFFTGSSWGTMGLLMPLALGSLFAFGDTSEGELLALLPAVIGAVFGGAVFGDHCSPFSDTTIVSAIACGVEPMDHVRTQLPYALTAAGISLALGYGSMGLGGPAWLGLVLGSLVLVAIPWLAAKPKKGGEPSPTAPV